The following are encoded in a window of Streptomyces sp. Go-475 genomic DNA:
- the ftsX gene encoding permease-like cell division protein FtsX translates to MRAQFVLSEIGVGLRRNLTMTFAVIVSVALSLALFGGSLLMSDQVNTMKGYWYDKVNVSIFLCNKSDAESDPNCAKGAVTDDQKKQIKADLEKMNVVQTVTYESQDQAYKHYKEQFGDSPLASSLTPDQMQESYRIKLKDPQKYQVIATAFDGRDGVQSVQDQKGILDNLFGLLNGMNWAARAVMALMLVVALMLIVNTVRVSAFSRRRETGIMRLVGASGFYIQAPFIMEAAVAGLIGGTLACAFLLIARYFIIDHGLALSEKLNLINFIGWDAVLTKLPLILATSLLMPALAAFFALRKYLKV, encoded by the coding sequence ATGCGCGCCCAGTTCGTCCTGTCGGAGATCGGCGTCGGTCTCCGCCGCAACCTGACGATGACCTTCGCCGTCATCGTCTCCGTCGCCCTGTCGCTCGCCCTGTTCGGCGGGTCGCTCCTGATGAGCGACCAGGTCAACACCATGAAGGGCTACTGGTACGACAAGGTCAACGTCTCGATCTTCCTCTGCAACAAGTCCGACGCCGAGTCCGACCCCAACTGCGCCAAGGGCGCGGTCACGGACGACCAGAAGAAGCAGATCAAGGCCGACCTCGAGAAGATGAACGTTGTCCAGACGGTCACGTACGAGTCGCAGGACCAGGCGTACAAGCACTACAAGGAGCAGTTCGGCGACTCCCCGCTGGCCAGCTCCCTCACGCCGGACCAGATGCAGGAGTCGTACCGCATCAAGCTGAAGGACCCGCAGAAGTACCAGGTCATCGCGACCGCCTTCGACGGGCGGGACGGCGTGCAGTCCGTGCAGGACCAAAAGGGCATCCTGGACAATCTGTTCGGGCTCCTCAACGGCATGAACTGGGCCGCGCGCGCGGTGATGGCGCTCATGCTCGTCGTAGCGCTGATGCTGATCGTCAACACCGTGCGCGTCTCGGCGTTCAGCCGGCGGCGCGAGACCGGCATCATGCGCCTGGTCGGCGCCTCGGGCTTCTACATCCAGGCGCCGTTCATCATGGAGGCCGCGGTCGCCGGACTCATCGGCGGCACCCTCGCGTGCGCCTTCCTGCTGATCGCCCGGTACTTCATCATCGACCACGGCCTGGCGCTGTCCGAGAAGCTGAACCTGATCAACTTCATCGGCTGGGACGCCGTCCTGACGAAGCTGCCGCTCATCCTCGCCACGAGCCTGCTGATGCCCGCGTTGGCCGCGTTCTTCGCGCTGCGCAAGTACTTGAAGGTGTGA
- the ftsE gene encoding cell division ATP-binding protein FtsE, with the protein MIRFDNVSKVYPKQTRPALRDVSLEVEKGEFVFLVGSSGSGKSTFLRLILREERCSHGQVHVLGKDLARLSNWKVPQMRRQLGTVFQDFRLLPNKTVGENVAFAQEVIGKSRGEIRKSVPQVLDLVGLGGKEDRMPGELSGGEQQRVAIARAFVNRPKLLIADEPTGNLDPQTSVGIMKLLDRINRTGTTVVMATHDQNIVDQMRKRVIELEKGRLVRDQARGVYGYQH; encoded by the coding sequence GTGATCCGATTCGACAATGTCTCCAAGGTCTACCCCAAGCAGACCCGCCCCGCCCTCAGGGATGTCTCCCTGGAGGTCGAGAAGGGCGAGTTCGTCTTCCTCGTGGGGTCCTCCGGCTCCGGAAAGTCCACCTTCCTGCGGCTGATCCTCCGCGAGGAGCGGTGCAGCCACGGACAGGTGCACGTGCTGGGCAAGGACCTCGCCCGCCTCTCCAACTGGAAGGTGCCGCAGATGCGGCGCCAGCTGGGGACGGTCTTCCAGGACTTCCGCCTGCTGCCGAACAAGACGGTCGGCGAGAACGTCGCCTTCGCGCAGGAGGTCATCGGCAAGTCGCGCGGCGAGATCCGCAAGTCCGTGCCGCAGGTGCTCGACCTCGTCGGGCTCGGCGGCAAGGAGGACCGGATGCCCGGCGAGCTGTCCGGTGGTGAGCAGCAGCGCGTCGCCATCGCGCGGGCCTTCGTCAACCGGCCGAAGCTGCTCATCGCCGACGAGCCCACCGGCAACCTCGACCCGCAGACCTCCGTCGGCATCATGAAGCTGCTCGACCGCATCAACCGGACGGGCACCACCGTGGTGATGGCCACGCACGACCAGAACATCGTGGACCAGATGCGCAAGCGCGTCATCGAGCTGGAGAAGGGCCGCCTCGTCCGCGACCAGGCCCGCGGTGTCTACGGCTACCAGCACTGA
- a CDS encoding LPXTG cell wall anchor domain-containing protein, translated as MTKKTRIRVARIAAGAVIAAGASLTAAGAASAAENEDCLLGILCAEESPVPTPPTTPPVPTELPTDPPTGLPTDPPVTDQPTDLPTDPTDEPTEPTEDPTSQPTNPGNGNGGGNGGGNANGGNDGGGNNADPDGGTSPQQEGSSSLTDIGSDNTPAPQQAQAGGPELAETGAAQTTFLVLGAATMIAGGVGFRVLPRLMGGRGGAAA; from the coding sequence ATGACGAAGAAGACGCGGATCCGTGTCGCGCGGATAGCGGCCGGCGCCGTGATCGCCGCCGGTGCCTCGCTGACCGCCGCCGGTGCCGCATCCGCCGCGGAGAACGAGGACTGCCTGCTCGGCATCCTGTGCGCCGAGGAGTCGCCGGTCCCGACTCCGCCCACCACTCCGCCGGTTCCGACCGAGCTTCCGACGGACCCGCCGACCGGCCTCCCGACCGACCCGCCGGTGACCGACCAGCCCACCGACCTGCCCACCGACCCCACGGACGAGCCCACCGAGCCGACCGAGGACCCGACGAGCCAGCCCACCAACCCGGGCAACGGCAACGGCGGCGGCAACGGTGGCGGCAACGCCAACGGCGGCAACGACGGCGGCGGCAACAACGCCGACCCCGACGGCGGCACCTCCCCGCAGCAGGAGGGCTCCTCGTCCCTCACCGACATCGGGTCGGACAACACCCCGGCCCCGCAGCAGGCCCAGGCCGGCGGCCCGGAGCTCGCCGAGACGGGTGCCGCGCAGACCACCTTCCTGGTGCTCGGCGCCGCCACGATGATCGCCGGCGGTGTCGGCTTCCGCGTCCTGCCGCGCCTCATGGGCGGCCGGGGCGGCGCCGCCGCCTGA
- the prfB gene encoding peptide chain release factor 2, whose protein sequence is MAVVDVSEELKSLSSTMESIEAVLDLDKMRADIAVLEEQAAAPSLWDNPDEAQKITSKLSHLQAEVRKAEALRGRIDDLGVLFEMAEEEDDPDTRAEAECELAAVKKALDEMEVRTLLSGEYDSREALVNIRAEAGGVDAADFAEKLQRMYLRWAEQRGYKTEIYETSYAEEAGIKSTTFAVQAPYAYGTLSVEQGTHRLVRISPFDNQGRRQTSFAGVEVLPVVEQSDHVDIDESELRIDVYRSSGPGGQGVNTTDSAVRITHLPTGIVVSCQNERSQIQNKATAMNVLQAKLLERRRQEEQAKMDALKGDGGNSWGNQMRSYVLHPYQMVKDLRTEFEVGNPEAVFNGEIQGFLEAGIRWRKQQEK, encoded by the coding sequence GTGGCAGTCGTCGACGTATCCGAAGAGCTCAAGTCCCTCTCCTCGACCATGGAGTCGATCGAGGCCGTTCTGGACCTCGACAAGATGAGGGCAGACATCGCCGTGCTCGAGGAGCAGGCGGCCGCGCCGTCCCTCTGGGACAACCCCGATGAGGCGCAGAAGATCACCAGCAAGCTGTCCCACCTCCAGGCCGAGGTGCGGAAGGCCGAGGCCCTGCGCGGTCGTATCGACGACCTCGGCGTCCTCTTCGAGATGGCCGAGGAGGAGGACGACCCGGACACCCGCGCCGAGGCCGAGTGCGAGCTCGCCGCCGTGAAGAAGGCGCTCGACGAGATGGAGGTCCGCACCCTCCTGTCCGGCGAGTACGACTCCCGTGAGGCCCTGGTGAACATCCGCGCCGAGGCCGGTGGCGTCGACGCCGCCGACTTCGCCGAGAAGCTCCAGCGCATGTACCTGCGGTGGGCCGAGCAGCGCGGCTACAAGACCGAGATCTACGAGACGTCGTACGCGGAAGAGGCCGGCATCAAGTCGACCACCTTCGCCGTCCAGGCGCCCTACGCGTACGGCACGCTCTCCGTCGAGCAGGGCACGCACCGCCTCGTGCGCATCTCGCCCTTCGACAACCAGGGCCGGCGGCAGACGTCGTTCGCGGGCGTCGAGGTCCTGCCCGTGGTCGAGCAGTCCGACCACGTCGACATCGACGAGAGCGAGCTGCGGATCGACGTGTACCGCTCCTCGGGCCCCGGCGGCCAGGGCGTGAACACCACGGACTCCGCGGTGCGCATCACCCACCTCCCCACCGGCATCGTCGTCTCCTGCCAGAACGAGCGCTCGCAGATCCAGAACAAGGCCACGGCGATGAACGTCCTCCAGGCCAAGCTGCTGGAGCGGCGCCGCCAGGAGGAGCAGGCCAAGATGGACGCCCTCAAGGGCGACGGCGGCAACTCCTGGGGCAACCAGATGCGTTCCTACGTGCTGCACCCGTACCAGATGGTCAAGGACCTGCGCACCGAATTCGAGGTCGGCAACCCCGAGGCCGTGTTCAACGGCGAGATCCAGGGGTTCCTCGAAGCCGGAATTCGCTGGCGCAAGCAGCAGGAGAAGTAA
- a CDS encoding serine/threonine-protein kinase, with translation MARKIGSRYTAHQVLGRGSAGTVWLGEGPEGPVAIKLLREDLASDQELVGRFVQERTALLGLEHPHVVSVRDLVVDGNDLALVMDLVRGTDLRTRLDRDRRLAPEAAVAIAADIADGLAAAHAAGVVHRDVKPENVLLDMQGPLGPGGSHRALLTDFGVAKLIDTPRRTKATKIIGTPDYLAPEIVEGLPPRASVDIYALATVLYELLAGFTPFGGGHPGAVLRRHVTETVVPLPGIPDELWQLLVQCLAKAPASRLRASELGARLRELLPMLAGMPPLEVDEPDTEQAEEADREEQPAGPAPAGKQVRRRGAVPLVPGAKPADSNRDTHTSMRVPAPDELAGGAHGTARAPRAAGAPRPGSARNRAATRRRRVALGAGAVALAAAVGVGAWLSSSDDGGGTPPQDTKNSAPQSP, from the coding sequence TTGGCACGGAAGATCGGCAGCCGGTACACCGCCCACCAGGTCCTGGGGCGGGGCAGCGCCGGCACGGTGTGGCTGGGTGAGGGCCCCGAAGGCCCCGTCGCCATCAAGCTGCTGCGCGAGGACCTCGCGTCCGACCAGGAGCTCGTCGGGCGCTTCGTCCAGGAGCGCACGGCCCTGCTCGGCCTGGAGCACCCGCACGTGGTGTCCGTGCGCGACCTGGTCGTCGACGGCAACGACCTGGCCCTCGTCATGGACCTCGTCCGCGGCACGGACCTGCGCACCCGCCTGGACCGGGACCGGCGCCTCGCCCCCGAGGCGGCCGTGGCGATCGCGGCGGACATCGCCGACGGGCTGGCGGCCGCGCACGCCGCCGGTGTCGTGCACCGGGACGTCAAGCCGGAGAACGTCCTGCTGGACATGCAGGGCCCGCTCGGCCCCGGCGGCTCCCACCGCGCGCTGCTCACCGACTTCGGCGTGGCGAAGCTCATCGACACCCCGCGCCGCACCAAGGCCACGAAGATCATCGGCACGCCGGACTACCTCGCCCCGGAGATCGTCGAGGGCCTGCCCCCGCGCGCCTCCGTCGACATCTACGCGCTCGCCACGGTCCTCTACGAGCTGCTCGCGGGCTTCACCCCGTTCGGCGGCGGCCACCCGGGCGCGGTCCTGCGCCGGCACGTCACGGAGACGGTCGTCCCGCTGCCCGGCATCCCCGACGAGCTGTGGCAGCTGCTCGTGCAGTGCCTGGCCAAGGCCCCGGCCTCCCGGCTGCGGGCCTCCGAGCTCGGGGCGCGCCTGCGGGAGCTGCTGCCGATGCTGGCGGGCATGCCGCCGCTGGAGGTCGACGAGCCGGACACCGAGCAGGCCGAGGAGGCCGACCGGGAGGAGCAGCCGGCCGGTCCGGCACCGGCCGGCAAGCAGGTCCGGCGGCGGGGCGCGGTCCCCCTGGTGCCGGGCGCGAAGCCGGCCGACTCCAACCGGGACACCCACACCTCGATGCGCGTCCCGGCCCCCGACGAGCTGGCCGGCGGCGCCCACGGCACGGCCCGGGCCCCGCGCGCGGCGGGCGCCCCCCGTCCCGGCTCCGCCCGCAACCGCGCCGCGACCCGGCGCCGCCGGGTGGCCCTGGGCGCCGGCGCGGTCGCCCTGGCCGCGGCGGTCGGCGTCGGGGCCTGGCTCTCCTCGTCGGACGACGGCGGGGGAACGCCTCCCCAGGACACGAAGAACTCGGCGCCCCAGTCCCCCTGA
- a CDS encoding serine/threonine-protein kinase, with protein sequence MRPVGSKYLLEEPLGRGATGTVWRARQRETAGAEAAVPGQPGETVAIKVLKEELASDPDIVMRFLRERSVLLRLTHPNIVRVRDLVVEGELLALVMDLVEGPDLHRYLRENGPFTPVAAALLTAQIADALAASHADGVVHRDLKPANVLLQQYDGQMHPLLTDFGIARLADSPGLTRTQEFVGTPAYVAPESAEGRPQTSAVDIYGAGILLYELVTGRPPFAGGSALEVLHQHLSAEPRRPSTVPDPLWTVIERCLRKNPDERPSAENLARGLRVVAEGIGVHANSAQIAAAEGVGALLVPDPAPAPVPDTPGAADPTQVLPQGAGSYDPNAATSVMPHTGGPAGAADPTAVLPHRGETADPTAVMPPVPPGAPGHPGQQGQGGPDDPHPWQNQLRAARDRNEQTQVQYLDPGQDPLRRRPQRQVARPQQQPPRRQAPPPGPGYGHPQPQQPQQYAPQRPQPPQRYAPPAPPAQPQQPQRPQREPRQPRQRSANPMRIPGLGCLKGCLFTIVILFVAGWLIWELSPLQEWIGTTKGYWDQLTDWFSTVTGWFEKLGGSGSGTN encoded by the coding sequence GTGCGGCCGGTAGGCAGCAAGTACCTGCTCGAGGAGCCGCTCGGACGCGGCGCCACGGGCACCGTCTGGCGAGCCCGCCAGCGCGAGACCGCGGGCGCCGAGGCGGCCGTGCCGGGCCAGCCCGGCGAGACCGTCGCGATCAAGGTCCTCAAGGAGGAGCTGGCGAGCGACCCGGACATCGTCATGCGGTTCCTCCGGGAGCGCTCCGTCCTGCTCCGGCTGACCCACCCGAACATCGTCCGGGTCCGCGACCTGGTCGTCGAGGGCGAGCTGCTGGCGCTGGTCATGGACCTCGTCGAGGGCCCCGACCTGCACCGCTACCTGCGCGAGAACGGGCCCTTCACGCCCGTCGCCGCGGCGCTGCTCACCGCCCAGATCGCCGACGCCCTCGCCGCCAGCCACGCCGACGGCGTCGTCCACCGCGACCTCAAGCCGGCCAACGTGCTGCTCCAGCAGTACGACGGGCAGATGCACCCGCTGCTGACCGACTTCGGCATCGCCCGCCTCGCCGACTCCCCGGGCCTGACCCGCACCCAGGAGTTCGTCGGCACGCCCGCGTACGTCGCCCCGGAGTCCGCCGAGGGCCGCCCGCAGACCTCCGCGGTCGACATCTACGGCGCCGGCATCCTGCTGTACGAGCTGGTCACCGGCCGCCCGCCGTTCGCCGGCGGCTCCGCCCTGGAGGTGCTGCACCAGCACCTGAGCGCCGAGCCGCGCCGCCCCTCCACCGTTCCCGACCCGCTGTGGACGGTCATCGAGCGCTGCCTGCGCAAGAACCCGGACGAGCGGCCCAGTGCCGAGAACCTCGCCCGGGGCCTGCGCGTCGTCGCCGAGGGCATCGGCGTGCACGCGAACTCCGCGCAGATCGCCGCCGCCGAGGGCGTCGGCGCGCTCCTGGTGCCCGACCCGGCCCCCGCGCCGGTGCCGGACACGCCCGGCGCGGCCGACCCGACCCAGGTCCTGCCGCAGGGCGCGGGCTCCTACGACCCGAACGCCGCGACCAGCGTCATGCCGCACACCGGCGGCCCGGCCGGCGCCGCCGACCCCACCGCCGTGCTCCCCCACCGGGGCGAAACGGCCGACCCGACCGCCGTCATGCCGCCGGTCCCGCCGGGCGCGCCCGGTCACCCCGGCCAGCAGGGCCAGGGCGGTCCCGACGACCCGCACCCCTGGCAGAACCAGCTGCGGGCCGCCCGCGACCGCAACGAGCAGACGCAGGTCCAGTACCTCGACCCGGGCCAGGACCCGCTGCGCCGCCGCCCCCAGCGCCAGGTCGCCCGGCCGCAGCAGCAGCCCCCGCGCCGCCAGGCGCCCCCGCCCGGCCCCGGCTACGGCCACCCGCAACCGCAGCAGCCCCAGCAGTACGCCCCCCAGCGGCCCCAGCCGCCGCAGCGCTACGCCCCGCCGGCGCCCCCGGCCCAGCCCCAGCAGCCGCAGCGGCCCCAGCGCGAGCCCCGGCAGCCGAGGCAGCGCAGCGCCAACCCGATGCGCATCCCCGGCCTCGGGTGCCTGAAGGGCTGCCTGTTCACGATCGTCATCCTGTTCGTCGCCGGCTGGCTGATCTGGGAGCTGAGCCCGCTCCAGGAGTGGATCGGCACCACCAAGGGCTACTGGGACCAGCTCACCGACTGGTTCTCCACGGTGACCGGCTGGTTCGAGAAGCTCGGCGGGAGCGGTTCGGGCACGAACTGA